The Arachis ipaensis cultivar K30076 chromosome B07, Araip1.1, whole genome shotgun sequence genomic interval ATGTATAAGACTAATCCAGATGAAAAGTGGAAGTGTATGAAGTATCAAGGAGGGCTCAGGGCAGAAGTCCTAACCGCTATAGCCCCACTGGATATCCGGGAGTTCTCCTCCCTCGTTAGCAAGTGCCAGGTGATCGAAGAATGCACCAAAAAACTAGCGTCGGAAAGAAGCGAGACTTTCAAGAAAAGGCAACTGAATCAAGAATCGTCTCAGCAGTCGCCGCAGAAGAAGGCCTTTCTTGAGAAACCTACAGGAAGACAACCTCAACAGGGCACGGATCGACAGGAACCTCCCACTGATACCTCACCAAAGACCACCGAACTCAAGGAGTGTGCTTCATGTGGAAAGCAACATAGGGGTAGGTGCCTTGCCGGACAAGATGTTTGCTTCCGGTGTTTTCAGCCGGGGCATATCGCCAGGGAATGCCCAGCAGTTCTCCCACCCCTTGCCAATCCATCACAGCGTCAAGGGCGAGTCTTTTCCCTCAGCAGCAAGGAAGTCCACGAGTCAGAAGATCGAATCGAGGGTAAATGCACAATTAATGGAATCCTTTAACCATCCTAGATGATACGGTGCTTCTCTTTCGTTCATATCTCTCTCCGCTAATAGTAAGATTAGCTAACACATGTCCAAATCACTATGCATCCTACTAATAACCTTTATCGACCAAATTAGGATGTAGAATTTGGGacaaattcttttttttatgGGGGTGATAATGTAACAACCACCCCttctaaaaacaaaattaaatttgaaatttgaaaaaaatcagttaggagataggcttagaattttaaatttatggaTAGGAATCTAGTAACCACCCTccgtttgaaattaaaattatcccaaccaccctatccccaaatgtatataaataggggTGCACCTATAGGTAGAAAATCACTCTTCTCAAATACCAaatcctctcccttctctctctacaaaaatATATTCTGTGTGCAAACACAAGAGGCAAGCTCAAAGAAGCGCTAGAAAAAGGGTAGGGAATTATGTTTTTTTAATGTTTGGCATGTGTTATgttccatttttattttcttccattcaCGAATGTTATCATGGCATTAATTATCTTTCACTCATCCTTTATTCATGTTGATCATGTATGTCCATCATGTCATTCATGTCTTCTTGAATCATTAGTATATGTCTCCTTATGATGTTCATTCAATTATTTACTATACTCATTTTGTGCTCTTTCATAtgattatattattaatattccCTTAGGTCGAGAGTACATGCTTTCTTATAATGCTTATTCAATCtcctatattattatattattaatattccCTTAGGGTCGAGAGTACATGCCTTCTTATAATGTCTTGTTCAACATAccatattatattatatacatatatgtgatctcttatattattatattattatttataatattttattcaaatatttaatataccataTTCTATTATGTGCATCTATGTGACCTGTTAtatcattatattattattactcttttaaagtcaagagtacatgctttctttatattttattcaaatatttaatataccctatTCTATTATGTGCATCTATGTGACCTGTTATATCATTATGTTATTATTACTCCTTTAAAGTCAAGAGTACATGCTTtcttaatattttattcaaatatttaatatatccTATTCTATTATGTACATCTATGTGATCTCTTATATCATTATTCCTTTAAGGTTAAGAGTACATGTTTtcttataatattttattcaaatatttaatataccctatTCTTATTATGTACACTTATATGATCGTTCGCACCATTATATTATTCCTTTAGGATCGAGAATACATAACTTCTTTAATATTTTATGCAATTATTTAAAATGCCCTATTTTCTGTACTTTGATATGGCCTCTTTCAATCCATGCTATTATATTACCAAGATCTTTTAATTAGAAAATCCATACATATGCTAGAGTCTCATGATTTTCATATATCCCTTTATCATCATAATTGTCCCTTTTTCTTGCATGATCTCTTCTTATATGATTTTTCTCTCATGTATGTTTAAACAAACCTAattgtaaattgaattgagggaatgatccttcggtaagggaaggtgaccccaaagacaagatatcgagatGATCCCTCGGTAAGGGagggtgatcgatcgagatgatccttcggtaagggaaggtgatcgccaagacATTCaagataagaaccttcggtaagggaaggggactctcattttataccggtttgagctcaataccctccatgaaagttataagttaagaaaGGAGAAAGCATAAATGAAAAGTTTGATTATGTTTTTCTTTAGATTTATTTATAACTATGTTGATGTTACTTAAGATGTTATCATTCTATTCTCTTTCTATGTTCTTTCCGTTTTACCTATATGTTTTACGCTTTACAAGAGGTTCATATTACATGCCATATTATATGACGTTCTTTTAAAATCCCGCACGTGGGCTGGAGATAGATATGGAGGTGTCGcatagcactcctactgagacgttaggttctcatctctttttcttttttcatactGTCTCCAGAGGAACATGGCACAGCGGATAGAGACGACGTAGTGCCCC includes:
- the LOC107606984 gene encoding uncharacterized protein LOC107606984, yielding MADGNRKGIHNFLCTEEQHVSYATFMLKADAEFWWDGARRLLEDAGTDISWVTFKEAFNKKYFPLSVRESKEMEFLQLRQDRMSITEYIEKFERLCKFFAMYKTNPDEKWKCMKYQGGLRAEVLTAIAPLDIREFSSLVSKCQVIEECTKKLASERSETFKKRQLNQESSQQSPQKKAFLEKPTGRQPQQGTDRQEPPTDTSPKTTELKECASCGKQHRGRCLAGQDVCFRCFQPGHIARECPAVLPPLANPSQRQGRVFSLSSKEVHESEDRIEGKCTINGIL